A window from Nitrospira sp. ND1 encodes these proteins:
- a CDS encoding c-type cytochrome yields MKKICGLLMLGFLATLGILGWFGYQSYSTGFSAKAEPNELEVLIARQLRHLAIPYENRQLRNPLPVTQELMKEARAHFADHCASCHANNGSGETVIGKNVYPKAPDLRLRETQTMSDGELFFIIQNGIRFTAMPGWGTGDPAKDSGSWQLVHFIRHLPSLTEEELQEMAGLNPKTKKELQEEALFDQFLGGDDAAASKAAGSHHH; encoded by the coding sequence ATGAAAAAAATCTGTGGACTGCTGATGCTGGGCTTCCTCGCCACCCTGGGAATCCTCGGGTGGTTCGGGTATCAGTCCTATAGCACCGGCTTTAGCGCCAAGGCCGAACCGAACGAGCTGGAGGTGCTGATCGCCAGACAACTCCGCCACCTGGCCATTCCGTATGAGAATCGGCAACTCCGCAATCCCCTGCCCGTCACGCAGGAACTGATGAAGGAAGCCCGGGCCCATTTCGCCGACCATTGCGCCTCGTGCCATGCCAACAACGGGAGCGGAGAGACCGTGATCGGCAAGAACGTTTACCCCAAAGCGCCGGACCTTCGCCTGCGGGAGACGCAAACCATGTCCGACGGAGAATTGTTCTTCATTATTCAGAACGGCATACGCTTCACCGCCATGCCCGGCTGGGGGACCGGCGATCCGGCCAAGGACAGCGGCAGCTGGCAACTCGTGCATTTCATCCGCCATCTTCCCAGCCTGACCGAGGAAGAATTGCAGGAGATGGCCGGCTTGAATCCAAAGACCAAGAAAGAACTCCAGGAAGAAGCCCTGTTCGACCAGTTTCTGGGCGGTGACGACGCCGCAGCCTCCAAGGCCGCCGGCTCGCATCATCATTAA
- a CDS encoding DUF86 domain-containing protein, with amino-acid sequence MWRDDAYLLDMLIGARRVLEFRADLTWEQFRQSGLHQHAIAKALENIGEAAGKISEETRARLSTIPWKQVIAMRHRIAHDYFRLDLLRVWEIAVHDVPALISAIEPHVPPEHP; translated from the coding sequence ATGTGGCGTGATGATGCGTATCTGCTCGATATGCTCATCGGGGCCAGGCGCGTCCTCGAATTCCGCGCCGATCTTACATGGGAGCAGTTTCGACAGAGCGGCCTGCATCAGCATGCGATTGCGAAAGCGCTCGAAAACATCGGTGAGGCTGCCGGGAAGATTTCCGAAGAAACTAGAGCCCGGCTGTCTACCATACCGTGGAAGCAGGTAATTGCCATGCGTCATCGCATTGCGCATGACTATTTTCGGCTGGATCTGCTAAGGGTCTGGGAGATTGCAGTGCATGACGTTCCGGCTTTGATCTCGGCAATCGAACCCCATGTTCCTCCGGAACACCCCTGA
- a CDS encoding polyprenyl synthetase family protein produces the protein MDIRQYLERKREEVDQYLQSVIPSAETMPTTLHESMRYSLFAGGKRVRPILAIAAAEAVGHAGKAVLPVASSLELIHTYSLIHDDLPAMDNDDFRRGKPTNHKVYGEAMAILAGDALLTMAFELCARANAEHSLDAARQVQLIRELAVGSGNLGMVGGQVLDIQAENKDIDLATLQSIHKHKTGMLIRAAVRMGAITAGAMPAQLDDLTFYAEQIGLAFQIADDVLNVTGTREELGKNPNTDAQRGKKTYPTFYGVEGAKQLAEECVTRANDRLASFGSKADPLRELARYITSRKN, from the coding sequence CTGGATATCCGTCAGTACCTCGAACGGAAACGCGAGGAGGTGGATCAGTATCTGCAATCGGTCATTCCGAGCGCCGAGACCATGCCCACGACGCTGCATGAGAGCATGCGGTACAGCCTGTTCGCGGGCGGGAAGCGGGTCCGGCCCATTCTGGCGATCGCCGCCGCCGAAGCGGTGGGCCACGCAGGGAAGGCCGTCTTGCCCGTTGCGTCCTCGCTGGAATTGATCCACACCTATTCCCTCATTCACGACGATCTCCCGGCGATGGACAATGACGACTTTCGCCGCGGGAAACCGACCAACCACAAGGTCTACGGCGAAGCGATGGCGATCCTGGCCGGCGACGCGCTGCTGACCATGGCCTTCGAACTCTGCGCCCGCGCGAATGCCGAGCACAGTCTCGATGCCGCGCGCCAGGTCCAACTGATCCGCGAACTGGCCGTCGGGTCCGGCAACCTCGGCATGGTCGGCGGGCAAGTCCTCGACATTCAGGCCGAAAACAAGGACATCGACCTCGCCACGTTGCAGTCCATCCACAAGCACAAGACCGGCATGCTGATTCGAGCCGCCGTGCGGATGGGCGCGATCACCGCCGGGGCGATGCCCGCACAACTCGACGACCTGACCTTCTATGCCGAGCAAATCGGCCTGGCCTTCCAAATCGCCGACGATGTGTTAAACGTCACCGGTACGCGCGAGGAACTCGGCAAGAATCCCAACACCGACGCCCAACGCGGCAAAAAAACCTACCCGACGTTTTATGGCGTCGAGGGAGCCAAGCAACTGGCGGAAGAGTGCGTCACCCGAGCCAACGACCGGCTCGCCTCCTTCGGTTCGAAAGCCGATCCTCTCCGCGAACTGGCCCGGTATATCACCTCGCGGAAAAATTAA
- a CDS encoding ORF6N domain-containing protein translates to MATRKKSPSHGPLEPLIFVIRNQRVILDADLARLYGVTTKRFNEAFKRNRQRFPHDFAFQLTTTEFGNLRSQFATSSLQHAESTEVHPRWSQIVTTSHGGRRYCPWAFTEHGAVMAANILRSERAVQMSVFVVRAFVRLREHVAANHAILKRLAEIDRTLLEHDTALLDVYEKLLPLLQPPPAAPTRRIGFHSKGKS, encoded by the coding sequence ATGGCTACTCGCAAGAAATCGCCCTCACATGGCCCCCTAGAGCCGTTGATTTTTGTCATCAGGAATCAGCGCGTGATTCTTGATGCAGACTTGGCTCGTCTCTACGGGGTGACAACAAAACGATTCAATGAGGCATTCAAACGGAACCGACAGCGGTTCCCGCATGATTTCGCCTTTCAACTGACGACTACTGAGTTCGGCAATTTGAGGTCGCAATTTGCGACCTCAAGTTTGCAACATGCTGAATCGACGGAGGTTCATCCGAGGTGGTCACAGATTGTGACCACCTCCCACGGCGGGCGTCGGTATTGCCCCTGGGCTTTCACGGAACATGGTGCCGTGATGGCCGCGAACATTCTTCGCAGCGAGCGGGCGGTCCAGATGAGTGTGTTTGTGGTGCGGGCGTTTGTCCGCCTGCGCGAGCATGTTGCCGCGAATCACGCCATTCTGAAACGTTTGGCCGAAATCGATCGCACGTTGCTCGAGCACGACACGGCCTTGTTGGACGTCTACGAGAAGCTGTTACCGCTGTTGCAGCCGCCTCCGGCTGCTCCCACACGGCGGATTGGCTTCCATTCGAAGGGCAAGTCGTGA
- a CDS encoding nucleotidyltransferase family protein, translated as MGGTIGIELPKQQIAAFCEKWRIHQLALFGSVLRRDFRPDSDVDVLVTFAPQADWKFEHLLEMKGELESLIGRTVDLVEKRLIDESPNYIRRKHILTHMEPIYVA; from the coding sequence ATGGGTGGAACGATAGGCATTGAATTGCCGAAACAGCAGATTGCTGCGTTTTGTGAGAAATGGCGCATTCACCAGCTGGCCCTTTTCGGCTCCGTGCTGCGGAGGGATTTCAGGCCGGACAGCGATGTGGACGTGTTGGTCACGTTTGCGCCGCAGGCCGACTGGAAATTCGAGCATTTGCTTGAAATGAAGGGTGAACTCGAATCTCTCATCGGGCGGACGGTGGATTTGGTCGAAAAGCGACTGATCGACGAAAGCCCGAACTACATACGACGCAAACATATCCTGACCCACATGGAACCCATCTATGTGGCGTGA
- a CDS encoding site-specific DNA-methyltransferase, translating into MPTLNWIGKEAVVNHHQQVPFHLLKDVPDLACGEPGEGNLIVQGDNLVALKALLPYYAGQVKCIYIDPPYNTGNENWVYNDNVNSPLMREWLGKVVGKEGETLDRHDRWLCMMYPRLALLRQFLREDGAIFISLDDNEIHALRYAMDEIFGPDNFITTVLWQKVYSPKNSARHFSEDHDYIVVYAKKAEVWRPNLVPRSEEQDSAYINRDNDPRGAWKTSDLSGRNPYSEGLYSVTCPSGRIIAGPPKGRYWTISKEKFAAFDSEKRIWWGRKGDSIPQLKRFLSEVKQGVVPQTMWFYGDVGHTQDAKKELLQLVEFSDSESVFVTPKPTRLIERIVQIATSPGDLVLDSFAGSGTTGHAVLKLNQAMVDQAPRRFILVEIEAKIARQVTAERVRRAASGYANTNGGKVEGLGGGFRYCELGESLFDESGKIRETVSFADLARHVYFTETGEPLPRGRVTKSPLLGECRGVGVYLLYNGILNDKTANGGNVLTRSVLAQLPTYDGQKVIYCAGCLLGKDRLQAERILVRQTPYEIKVS; encoded by the coding sequence ATGCCTACACTCAACTGGATCGGAAAAGAAGCGGTGGTCAATCACCATCAGCAAGTGCCGTTTCACTTGCTGAAGGATGTCCCCGATCTCGCGTGCGGCGAGCCGGGTGAGGGCAACCTTATTGTGCAGGGTGACAACCTGGTAGCCCTAAAAGCGTTACTCCCCTATTACGCGGGCCAGGTGAAGTGTATTTACATCGACCCGCCCTACAATACCGGCAACGAGAACTGGGTCTACAACGACAACGTGAACAGTCCTTTGATGCGCGAATGGCTTGGCAAGGTTGTCGGCAAAGAGGGCGAAACGCTCGATCGCCATGACCGCTGGCTCTGCATGATGTATCCAAGGCTGGCGTTGCTGCGGCAGTTTCTTCGAGAAGATGGCGCGATTTTTATCAGTCTCGACGACAACGAGATTCATGCATTGCGCTATGCAATGGATGAAATCTTTGGTCCCGACAACTTCATCACTACTGTGTTGTGGCAGAAGGTGTATTCGCCGAAGAACTCGGCGCGACACTTCTCTGAAGATCACGACTATATAGTCGTTTATGCTAAGAAGGCAGAAGTGTGGAGGCCGAACCTCGTCCCTCGAAGCGAAGAGCAGGACTCTGCATATATAAATCGCGACAACGACCCACGAGGGGCTTGGAAGACCAGCGATCTTTCCGGGCGTAATCCCTACAGCGAGGGGCTTTACTCGGTTACATGCCCGTCTGGCCGAATCATCGCTGGGCCACCCAAAGGTCGTTATTGGACAATATCGAAGGAGAAGTTTGCTGCATTCGATTCCGAGAAAAGAATCTGGTGGGGGAGGAAAGGTGACTCAATTCCACAATTGAAGCGATTCCTGTCTGAAGTCAAACAAGGCGTTGTCCCGCAAACGATGTGGTTCTACGGTGATGTTGGCCACACTCAGGATGCAAAGAAAGAGCTGCTACAGCTCGTCGAGTTTTCTGATTCAGAATCTGTTTTTGTCACACCAAAGCCCACGCGATTGATCGAGCGAATAGTCCAAATTGCTACTAGCCCAGGAGATTTGGTCCTCGACTCCTTCGCTGGTTCTGGCACAACCGGCCATGCAGTTCTGAAGCTTAATCAAGCCATGGTGGATCAGGCGCCGCGCCGCTTTATCCTCGTCGAGATAGAAGCGAAGATCGCAAGACAAGTTACTGCTGAGCGTGTGCGGCGCGCTGCGTCCGGCTATGCAAATACGAATGGTGGCAAGGTGGAAGGTCTCGGCGGTGGGTTCCGCTATTGCGAGTTAGGCGAGTCGTTGTTCGATGAGAGCGGGAAGATCCGTGAGACCGTGAGCTTTGCCGATTTGGCAAGGCATGTCTATTTCACCGAAACAGGTGAGCCCTTGCCGCGTGGACGCGTGACCAAATCGCCGTTGCTCGGCGAGTGTCGTGGCGTGGGGGTGTATCTGCTCTATAACGGCATTCTGAACGACAAGACGGCGAATGGCGGTAACGTGCTCACGCGTTCTGTCTTGGCACAGCTCCCGACGTACGACGGGCAGAAGGTGATTTATTGTGCCGGGTGTCTACTGGGAAAGGACCGGTTACAAGCGGAGCGGATTCTGGTCAGGCAGACGCCCTACGAGATCAAGGTGAGTTGA
- a CDS encoding carotenoid biosynthesis protein: MEILLLFFKTILLRPYVFAFLAAFLVSAIALIGWPRTWRFWLISWITAFVCEFSSTRNGIPFGWYFYNGSTVGQELYFSNIPFMDSISFSFLLFASYCLALLLLLPVQSSSCADTTSRLPDLKFDLPLRTSWPVFALTILLFAFIDMVIDPVALRGDRWFLGKIYYYPDPGVHFGVPMANYVGWAVVGAISLLIYFPLDRRLQHPLPDHRPSTTHRLLLGGGLYYGVLAFNLAMTFWIGETLQGTTGLLMYVPVTAILLLRLLAPATQSA, from the coding sequence ATGGAAATCCTTCTCCTTTTCTTTAAAACCATTCTGCTCCGCCCCTACGTTTTTGCCTTCCTCGCCGCGTTTCTGGTTTCAGCCATTGCGTTGATCGGCTGGCCGCGGACCTGGCGCTTCTGGCTCATCAGCTGGATCACCGCCTTCGTCTGTGAATTTTCTTCGACGCGCAACGGCATTCCCTTCGGCTGGTACTTTTACAACGGTTCCACGGTCGGGCAGGAACTGTACTTCTCCAACATCCCCTTCATGGACTCGATTTCGTTCTCGTTCCTGCTGTTCGCCAGTTATTGCCTGGCTCTATTATTGCTGCTGCCGGTCCAATCGAGTTCATGCGCCGACACTACGTCACGGCTTCCCGATCTGAAGTTCGATCTGCCGCTCCGGACAAGTTGGCCGGTCTTTGCCTTAACCATCCTGCTCTTCGCGTTCATCGATATGGTCATCGATCCGGTCGCGTTGCGAGGTGACCGTTGGTTTCTGGGAAAGATTTATTACTACCCGGATCCCGGCGTGCATTTCGGCGTCCCGATGGCGAACTACGTGGGCTGGGCGGTCGTCGGCGCGATCTCCCTCTTGATCTATTTCCCCCTGGACCGACGACTCCAACACCCCTTGCCGGATCACCGTCCTTCAACCACCCATCGCCTGCTGCTGGGCGGCGGACTCTATTACGGAGTGCTCGCCTTTAACCTGGCCATGACGTTCTGGATCGGCGAAACACTCCAAGGCACCACCGGCCTGCTGATGTATGTGCCGGTGACGGCCATCCTGTTGCTACGCCTGCTCGCGCCTGCAACACAATCTGCGTAA
- a CDS encoding DUF5666 domain-containing protein — protein sequence MTFLRLFIAAFLLICAPAVVAAHGSGQHVLGVVAAIDATHIEVKTPKGQVVSVRITDKTQYKVRNLRRPKSPPQVGDRVVIEAEKGTDGLTATEVHYSDSKPKEAQ from the coding sequence GTGACATTCCTTCGACTCTTCATTGCCGCGTTCCTTCTGATCTGCGCCCCGGCCGTGGTGGCCGCCCATGGGAGCGGGCAGCACGTGCTCGGCGTCGTAGCCGCCATCGACGCGACCCACATCGAGGTCAAAACCCCCAAGGGCCAGGTCGTGTCGGTGCGAATCACGGACAAGACGCAATACAAGGTGCGGAACCTTCGCCGCCCCAAGAGTCCGCCACAGGTAGGAGACCGCGTGGTCATTGAAGCCGAGAAGGGCACCGACGGCCTGACCGCTACCGAAGTGCATTACTCGGACTCCAAACCCAAAGAGGCACAATAG
- a CDS encoding addiction module protein, translating to MTTLALTIEKQARKLSPTERERLAARLMAGMNGERLTSVDEAWVAEAEQRFSAWKRKLTKPLSVAKSLRDIRKDLRR from the coding sequence ATGACGACCCTTGCCCTGACTATTGAAAAACAGGCTCGGAAGCTTTCGCCGACTGAGCGTGAACGGTTGGCTGCGCGACTCATGGCAGGGATGAACGGCGAACGCCTGACCTCAGTGGATGAAGCCTGGGTCGCAGAGGCAGAACAACGATTTTCCGCCTGGAAGCGAAAACTTACCAAGCCGCTTTCGGTCGCCAAGTCGTTGCGCGACATCCGCAAGGATCTCCGTCGTTGA
- the hpnA gene encoding hopanoid-associated sugar epimerase — translation MKALVTGATGFVGGAVARALVKTGIEVRVLSRKGADLQNLAGLPVEQVDGDLRNPESLRRALTGCRQLYHVAAHYALWAKDPSIFYDINVTGTRTLLEAAREVGIERTVYCSTIGAIGLPPGGGPGTEETPVSLEQMAGHYKRSKYLAEQEVLKLAREGLPVVIVNPSAPVGEADVKPTPTGQIIVDFMKGRMPAYIETGMNLIDVDDVAQGHLLAMQKGRQGERYILGNKNLLLNDVFQILSRITGVKAPTIKLPRLAILPLAYANQWISNLTGVPPRIPLEGVKMAKYKMHYDCSKAIRELGLPQTPVEVALEKAVRWFRSHGYA, via the coding sequence ATGAAGGCTCTCGTCACCGGCGCAACGGGGTTTGTCGGCGGGGCTGTGGCGCGCGCCCTGGTCAAGACAGGCATCGAGGTTCGCGTGCTCTCGCGGAAGGGCGCAGACCTCCAGAACCTGGCCGGGCTCCCGGTCGAACAGGTTGATGGAGACCTACGCAACCCCGAGTCGCTCCGGCGTGCCCTCACCGGTTGCCGGCAGCTCTATCACGTGGCGGCGCATTACGCCCTTTGGGCGAAAGACCCTTCGATCTTCTACGACATCAACGTCACCGGCACGCGCACCCTGCTGGAGGCAGCGCGCGAGGTCGGCATCGAACGGACCGTCTACTGCAGCACCATCGGCGCGATCGGCCTACCGCCGGGCGGAGGACCAGGGACGGAAGAAACACCGGTGTCGCTGGAACAGATGGCCGGCCATTACAAGCGTTCAAAATATCTGGCCGAGCAGGAAGTGCTGAAACTCGCGCGCGAAGGCTTACCAGTCGTCATCGTGAACCCCAGCGCGCCGGTCGGGGAAGCCGATGTGAAGCCCACCCCCACCGGTCAAATCATCGTGGACTTCATGAAGGGCCGCATGCCCGCCTACATCGAAACCGGCATGAACCTGATCGACGTGGACGACGTGGCCCAAGGCCACCTGCTCGCAATGCAGAAGGGCCGGCAGGGCGAACGCTACATCCTCGGCAACAAGAATCTGCTCCTCAATGACGTGTTCCAGATCCTCAGCCGGATCACCGGGGTGAAGGCCCCGACCATCAAACTACCGCGCCTCGCCATTCTGCCCCTGGCCTATGCGAATCAGTGGATCTCGAACCTCACGGGTGTGCCCCCGCGCATTCCGCTCGAAGGCGTGAAGATGGCCAAATACAAGATGCATTACGATTGCAGTAAAGCGATCCGGGAACTCGGCCTGCCCCAAACACCGGTCGAGGTGGCGCTTGAAAAGGCGGTGCGATGGTTTCGTTCACATGGCTACGCTTAG
- a CDS encoding DEAD/DEAH box helicase yields MITLKDYQERVLESLGDFFRCTAQTKTPEVAFREVTRRFGEAAPYFPVSAAGLGPDMPYVCLRVPTGGGKTLLACYAAGLAQRQFMRAERAVVLWLVPSNTILDQTADALRDPRHPYRRALELACGAVEVMTIDEALRLSRATIDGQTVVIVSTIQSFRVEDTTGRRVYDQNGAFSEHVLNVPPDRLADLFPGADGKPKPSLVNALRLRRPIVIVDEAHNARTDLSFATLGNVLPSCIVEFTATPAREKTPSNVLHRVSAAELKTAQMVKLPLRVVTRHPSQRDQLLAEAITLRADLERLAVLEGQQTAEYIRPILLIQAERVDACEPLRDRLVREFGLSKDEVKISVGRLDELKGVRDIASTKCPVRVIITVEKLREGWDCPFAYVLCSLKETWSATAIEQIVGRILRLPNAQAKQHPDLNCAYAFSVSDSITAVLAELREALEHNGFTKAEAERIILSVPQGTLPLGVQPQTVTVGPAEIDPTVVQVQEPALGGKVRIDAASGAITIVVPLDREDLEKVQSCVTTPDAKARLAEAAEMVRQAEQAFGGSGKPRKPSPYEQQLDFLVPLLCFAENGMLYEFESTFLLDHPWKLSEKDASLPAAYNPLARPYGKVGVIDVGQKGDVQTTLLGDTGDADFVGTLHQQMFHFSGQDDWSVERLVAWLDREIDHHDIPVGESAEFLRKVIRGLTAKYEIADIGTLALDRFRLRDEIAARIQDHREGERKASFQMLLHSDSPLTVTEERTINFKTMGYEPSRVYEGGFQFQKHYFGPKPGELTEKTAEGRITEEFQCAQFLDGLPQVRFWVRNLARKSTSFRLQTSKDWFYPDFLCQLTDGRTLAVEYKGKHLFDGVDAEDKRAVGEIWASRSGGRCLFVMPTAGDFSTIRKMLDA; encoded by the coding sequence GTGATTACGCTCAAAGACTATCAGGAGCGGGTGTTGGAGTCGTTAGGCGACTTCTTCCGCTGCACTGCCCAGACCAAAACGCCGGAGGTCGCCTTCCGGGAGGTCACGCGTCGATTCGGTGAGGCAGCGCCGTACTTTCCGGTCTCGGCTGCAGGGCTCGGGCCGGACATGCCCTATGTCTGCTTGCGCGTGCCGACCGGGGGCGGCAAGACCTTACTGGCCTGCTATGCGGCTGGATTGGCTCAGCGCCAGTTCATGCGGGCCGAGCGAGCGGTGGTGCTCTGGCTGGTGCCGAGCAATACGATTCTAGATCAAACGGCGGATGCATTGCGCGATCCACGCCATCCGTACCGCCGTGCGCTGGAATTGGCTTGCGGGGCGGTCGAAGTGATGACCATCGACGAGGCGTTGCGCTTGTCGCGTGCAACCATCGACGGGCAAACAGTGGTGATCGTGTCCACCATCCAATCGTTTCGTGTCGAGGACACGACCGGGCGCAGGGTCTATGACCAGAACGGCGCGTTCTCCGAACATGTACTGAATGTGCCTCCTGACCGCCTTGCAGACCTCTTCCCCGGTGCGGACGGGAAGCCTAAACCGTCGTTAGTCAACGCGCTACGGCTTCGGCGGCCGATCGTCATCGTGGATGAGGCGCACAATGCCCGGACCGATCTGTCCTTTGCGACGCTCGGCAACGTCCTGCCCTCGTGCATCGTCGAGTTTACGGCGACGCCGGCGCGGGAAAAGACGCCTTCTAACGTGCTGCATCGTGTCTCGGCGGCGGAACTAAAAACGGCGCAGATGGTGAAGCTGCCGTTGCGGGTCGTCACGCGACACCCGAGTCAGCGGGACCAACTGCTGGCGGAAGCCATCACGCTTCGAGCCGATCTGGAACGGCTCGCCGTCCTGGAAGGGCAGCAGACGGCCGAATATATCCGCCCCATTCTCTTGATTCAGGCTGAGCGGGTCGATGCCTGTGAACCGCTGCGTGACCGGTTGGTGCGCGAGTTCGGTCTTTCAAAAGACGAGGTGAAGATCTCTGTCGGTAGGCTCGACGAACTCAAAGGGGTGAGGGACATCGCCTCGACGAAATGTCCGGTCCGGGTGATCATCACGGTGGAAAAGCTGCGCGAAGGATGGGACTGCCCCTTTGCCTATGTGCTCTGCAGCTTGAAGGAAACCTGGTCAGCCACCGCAATCGAGCAAATCGTCGGGCGTATTCTTCGGCTGCCGAATGCGCAGGCGAAGCAACATCCTGACCTGAATTGCGCCTATGCCTTCTCTGTCTCGGATTCGATTACGGCGGTATTGGCGGAACTGCGCGAGGCGTTGGAACACAATGGGTTCACAAAGGCAGAGGCCGAACGGATCATCCTTTCCGTGCCGCAAGGCACGCTGCCGCTCGGTGTGCAGCCGCAGACTGTGACCGTTGGTCCTGCCGAAATCGATCCCACCGTCGTCCAGGTCCAGGAGCCCGCGCTTGGCGGAAAGGTGCGGATCGATGCCGCCAGCGGCGCCATTACCATCGTCGTGCCGCTCGACCGCGAGGACCTGGAAAAGGTGCAAAGCTGTGTCACGACTCCGGACGCCAAAGCCAGGCTCGCGGAAGCCGCGGAGATGGTTCGTCAGGCGGAGCAAGCCTTCGGCGGAAGCGGAAAGCCGAGAAAGCCGTCGCCGTATGAGCAGCAATTGGACTTTCTTGTGCCGCTGCTCTGCTTTGCCGAGAACGGCATGCTGTACGAGTTCGAAAGCACCTTTTTGCTCGACCACCCCTGGAAGCTGAGCGAGAAAGATGCGTCGTTGCCTGCGGCGTATAACCCGCTGGCTCGTCCGTATGGGAAGGTTGGGGTGATCGATGTCGGACAGAAGGGCGACGTCCAGACGACGCTGCTGGGCGATACAGGCGATGCCGATTTTGTCGGCACGCTGCACCAGCAGATGTTTCACTTCAGCGGGCAAGATGACTGGTCCGTAGAAAGGCTCGTCGCCTGGCTGGATCGGGAGATCGATCATCACGACATTCCCGTCGGGGAATCGGCAGAGTTTCTTCGAAAGGTCATTCGTGGGCTGACGGCGAAGTATGAGATTGCGGACATCGGTACTCTGGCGCTCGATCGATTCCGGCTCCGCGATGAAATTGCGGCGCGTATTCAGGACCATCGAGAAGGTGAGCGGAAGGCGTCTTTTCAGATGCTGCTTCATTCCGACTCACCGCTCACTGTGACCGAAGAGCGAACGATTAACTTCAAGACCATGGGCTATGAGCCGAGCCGTGTGTATGAGGGCGGCTTTCAGTTTCAGAAGCATTACTTCGGACCCAAGCCCGGTGAGTTGACGGAAAAGACGGCCGAAGGGCGGATCACAGAAGAGTTTCAATGTGCGCAGTTTCTCGATGGACTGCCGCAGGTGAGATTCTGGGTGAGAAATCTTGCACGCAAATCGACTTCCTTCCGGCTGCAAACATCCAAGGACTGGTTCTATCCTGATTTTCTGTGTCAACTGACGGACGGCCGTACGCTGGCGGTCGAATATAAGGGAAAACATCTCTTCGACGGTGTCGATGCCGAAGATAAACGAGCGGTTGGAGAGATATGGGCCTCCCGGAGCGGTGGCCGCTGTCTCTTCGTGATGCCGACGGCCGGCGATTTTTCAACGATTCGTAAGATGCTGGACGCATAA